A genome region from Bemisia tabaci chromosome 3, PGI_BMITA_v3 includes the following:
- the LOC109043303 gene encoding uncharacterized protein produces the protein MEGGMTMDELNKKLNSSLYTINRNGKICNAKTILLPKSCHAVLMRYNGALVKKIEAFSKTRINFPSLRDKGNQVEVIGRSNDVRSVLELFFDIVSGSADLLMQGVPSTIAISEEEIENLVDSFCTSISVGGRSEDPEESEHEDDEDDDYCTYSDESAEEEEEDDNDDDYDDDNDDDDDHIHYHDDDLLGLSDYTSESESTDDVSDDDTGMADFQHKIADFFNKQFSGNANERHKEISEHFSTPLTKAEKDAHKKTAKIAAQSTNLFEKMATKSKGKKSDVLGDFNKIFQNAIESQLSTQMKVNAENFGVFAKPTRKPAKSSNVSSQKESKVSGIIAQKIAQAISEKESGKESKDESKGSAPNTSSKAGSKQVANKGASVDPGQSKSKKKSRKRADTVSSCQSDPSSDTVPLENSQVSNLKKRLRTNSDQNSDDTDTKNEPPNYLKNGSNALIANNFLKAIQNLKAAKDVSKNVSQAACSPAMDAVVFTYTLCAAYIKSGTYDNLVLAINELNSIPPNMVSRLPAIKYLLAVACHKLNRFKIAEEKLEELHSTLKKDVVTLESYFYPGTDVIIPETQLENLLAESKKLESDCRLTQHNPVAVCRFESCSDLSSHIYPSKYIFSNDPDFSGYIVVVCQEKCDVEYHVNCWKAYKESKVTGSTGRVSDRDFLGQPCPTMDCVLNDGSHSPIIKIDLYDSQGSIKHSAAVDVAKLKLEAAKKKEREKLEKEKEKIEKMEREKQEKEKAKIEKSKSTDKVTAQKKTAPEDLNKTKSQKTPVKKPKQANVEKQKSSNKLTFSLDNADKLEKKRVDEEIELAVCKDRIGTLRHLWQTQHYVDPSVPQIIDPDFPSELQYQETENAEIKTFIYSMFKEMFQAEGPQRVVDVQQKWDHSVEFQDVKKMLKKSENVCDVLLVSNDFFIIEDMMALQCQLPEVYNQVKDVTLESLRFMQGALFKPKEDSASKVDKSSDPFRFLPALNDPLIFNGSDKNSKSLKSTSDQKVNAAQPRSVESKKEDETVIFDSNCNKNKNLSANEKATSKSEQAEASKQDNNSSVLLNTLNKIADRVKPSETVASKNSSRVKLVRDKIHDVKASKAQKGNPVTAVENKLVDTNVPKLSKSDPLQALSSNLIEFVSESFQKVSTAANKPVDSSVSHNNVELKLETERERTINLNSLEGDTLSPKVDENKEFYECEPSLNNPLQNELAGRNIGSVREDEVAPECSTNTSNQSNKLDHTKKLTELECEPIVLPNNEVLRFCNGTSIGVILKEMEKIQRFMHNDYETNEINLQMLNELVNNFLSKFVGNEIEKLKTESGSKILFKKKVKLCLNISKKVNQIIMEKCMDMMDTIHSFGGTFIKRYSDLAENLDNLSCDNYMPLKTILNSTCSILDTSAISAGDFFFKKPKSIESSHVGCQTSASDFLDSEAQTDSPSLQPAETESGETKLLFDHVRTQNDMILKFCNDYSSLMPPIISENCEEMVVGNNSFERNSKDQGSLLALNTVLIKSVFTAFEVNSQKFKTTVDSMLEDLQTNQMDFIFNLLRSRYKEKVADYEAFLKKFCTNSSRNLDCWAEIQDNIEHCRKMLHQLDYKENVFKLKLAKLKSQLSESGAVSVEDVGDLLALNFEPDPELNLKVSTIHQVFVSLLKAAANEFQRQNHKFLLKVLLQARDANLSLSDLTTQILAQQRNQNRSDPRSDQSTCSTESDRENTGASSDGKISTRPSRSNSVVSQSEGEVSEREENSQNFTTSKKSDENFRQAVQGQVHEPRTPVVSCGSSSQNAQPKLSNSEISHGAISSGKVSGDTIPESKIKTPVSTVQTNISSHPSASGNTTLSRCDANEHLIAKTELEKTGSASSSETLKKASIQHVGDYSLTQVNDALTVAEINSVDPSTPAKLDRKLLEDTVKQTLIETLSEKLVTNPTSLLPQSIASVSDVEISHKSSSNNVSKVPSETPNAQPSILEDKKAFEEAMRQIAKRLVENVPEKSSGKPPVNHVNQNSPPASSKPPSFLPPSDSVKNSKPQSETRNALPPCIPSLSKIAIENSVQNTRKRGAEKLLEVFETKLKSNPANLNPPPLPSKTPSSEYHSSSSSINKLGQFAPPNQFAPQFAPPNQFAPQFAPPNQFAPQFAPPNQFAPQFAPPNQFVPQFAPPSIPSNQKDFVPPVQQLANVIPADQCTFVSKPTTSAQKVPPVGKAPPHQTPVKLPTFPAENAHHSTNPVPMTQQKCVSSSAVKSNGTVKSSVNAASQNVSQTASKANQPKKKTDTNLQPPGPSRVESKLLSSLKDGCFKKLMLSLKQKYPKKSDVELILYLKSAREMNGEQLTGMSFNEIIALVDSMIETPNFKFPKLSGSGSNGAKPSTSVMGLEKFGQSAWVKKEERLSNYSNEDLKECVVCCCKMARNTTTTLTCKHVFHTHCIREWLRIKCVCPLCQAVCLMPDEYPSLR, from the exons ATGGAGGGTGGCATGACAATGGATGAGCTGAATAAGAAGCTCAATTCCAGCCTATACACAATCAACCGCAATGGAAAG ATTTGCAACGCTAAGACCATTCTGCTCCCAAAATCCTGTCACGCGGTGTTGATGCGATACAATGGTGCTCtagtcaaaaaaattgaagcattctCCAAAACTAGAATAAATTTTCCATCTTTGAGAGATAAAGGAAATCAAGTAGAAGTTATTGGTAGATCGAACGATGTTCGGTCAGTTTTGGAATTGTTTTTTGATATAGTCTCT GGATCAGCAGATCTTCTCATGCAAGGAGTCCCCTCAACAATTGCCATTTCGGAAGAAGAGATCGAAAATCTGGTTGATTCGTTTTGCACTTCTATCTCAGTGGGCGGAAGGTCAGAGGACCCTGAAGAAAGCGAACATGAggatgatgaagatgatgatTATTGCACTTATTCTGATGAGTCtgctgaagaagaagaagaagatgacaACGATGATGATtatgatgatgataatgatgatgatgatgatcacATCCATTATCATGATGATGATTTGCTTGGTCTCTCTGATTATACCAGCGAGTCTGAATCAACTGATGATGTGTCCGATGATGATACTGGAATGGCCGATTTTCAACATAAAATAGCG GATTTTTTCAACAAACAATTCTCCGGTAATGCTAATGAGAGACATAAAGAAATTTCGGAACACTTCTCAACACCCCTTACTAAAGCCGAGAAAGATGCTCataagaaaacagcaaaaattgcCGCACAATCTACAAATTTGTTCGAAAAAATGGCaactaaatcaaaaggaaagaaaagtgaTGTGCTTGGAGACTTCAATAAAATCTTTCAAAATGCCATTGAAAGTCAACTGTCAACTCAGATGAAGGTCaatgctgaaaattttggagtattTGCGAAACCTACCAGAAAACCTGCTAAAAGTTCCAATGTGTCAAGTCAAAAAGAATCAAAAGTCTCAGGTATAATAGCTCAGAAAATTGCCCAAGCCATTTCAGAAAAAGAATCTGGTAAAGAATCAAAAGATGAATCCAAAGGCAGTGCACCAAATACCAGTTCAAAAGCAGGATCAAAACAAGTCGCAAAT AAAGGTGCCAGTGTCGATCCAGGACAAAGTAAAAGTAAGAAGAAATCAAGAAAAAGGGCTGATACAGTGTCAAGCTGTCAGTCAGATCCGTCCAGCGATACTGTCCCCCTTGAAAATTCTCAAGTATCAAACCTCAAGAAGAGGCTTAGAACAAACTCGGATCAAAATTCAGACGACACTGATACCAAGAATGAG CCGCCTAATTATTTGAAGAATGGATCAAATGCTCTGATTGCTAACAATTTCTTGAAAGCCATCCAGAATTTGAAAGCGGCAAAGgatgtttcaaaaaatgtttctcag GCTGCATGTTCCCCTGCAATGGATGCGGTTGTTTTCACTTACACCTTGTGCGCTGCCTACATCAAATCAGGCACTTATGATAATCTAGTTTTAGCCATCAATGAACTGAATTCCATCCCACCCAACATGGTCTCCAGATTACcagccatcaaatatcttcTTGCAGTTGCGTGTCATAAATTAAACag GTTTAAAATTGCTGAAGAAAAACTTGAAGAGTTACATTCCACTCTGAAGAAAGACGTGGTCACACTAGAAAGTTACTTCTATCCTGGAACGGATGTCATCATTCCTGAAACGCAGCTCGAGAATTTATTGGCGGAGTCCAAGAAATTGGAGTCGGATTGTCGTTTGACTCAGCATAACCCGGTAGCTGTCTGTCGTTTCGAAAGCTGCTCGGATCTCAGTTCCCACATTTATCCCTCCAAGTATATATTTAGCAACGATCCTGACTTTTCTGGGTACATTGTTGTTGTTTGTCAGGAGAAGTGTGATGTGGAGTATCATGTGAATTGTTGGAAAGCCTACAAGGAAAGCAAAGTGACAGGCTCAACAG GACGGGTCAGCGACAGGGATTTTCTTGGCCAGCCATGCCCAACAATGGATTGTGTTTTGAATGATGGCTCCCACTCTCCcatcataaaaatcgatttatacGATTCTCAAGGTAGCATCAAGCATAGCGCTGCAGTGGACGTTGCTAAATTGAAACTAGAAGCAGccaagaagaaagaaagagaaaagttggagaaagaaaaagaaaaaatcgaaaaaatggagagagaaaagcaagagaaagaaaaggccAAAATAGAAAAATCTAAGTCAACTGATAAAGTTACTGCCCAAAAGAAGACTGCTCCTGAAGATCTCAACAAAACCAAAAGCCAAAAAACACCTGTGAAGAAGCCGAAACAAGCAAATGTTGAAAAGCAAAAAAGCTCCAATAAATTGACGTTCTCCTTAGACAATGCTgacaaactggaaaaaaaaagagttgacGAAGAAATCGAACTAGCCGTGTGCAAAGATAGGATCGGAACGTTGCGCCACCTGTGGCAAACGCAACATTATGTCGACCCGTCAGTTCCTCAAATCATCGATCCAGACTTTCCTTCAGAGTTGCAATATCAGGAAACGGAAAATGCAGAGATCAAAACTTTCATCTATTCCATGTTCAAAGAAATGTTCCAAGCCGAAGGCCCGCAGAGAGTGGTAGATGTTCAGCAGAAATGGGACCATAGTGTAGAATTTCAAGATGTCAAGAAGATGctaaaaaagtctgaaa ATGTCTGTGATGTACTACTAGTATCTaatgattttttcataataGAAGATATGATGGCACTTCAATGTCAGTTGCCAGAGGTGTACAACCAAGTCAAGGATGTTACCCTTGAGTCATTAAGATTTATGCAAGGCGCGTTGTTCAAACCAAAAGAAGATTCAGCCTCCAAAGTTGATAAGAGCTCAGATCCATTCAGATTTCTTCCAGCGCTCAATGATCCGCTTATTTTCAATGGCAGTGACAAAAATTCGAAGAGTCTGAAAAGTACATCTGATCAAAAAGTCAATGCTGCTCAGCCTCGTTCCGTGGAATCCAAGAAAGAGGATGAAACAGTTATTTTTGACTCCAACTGTAACAAAAACAAGAATCTGTCAGCAAACGAAAAAGCCACTTCAAAATCGGAACAGGCTGAAGCCTCCAAACAAGATAATAACAGTAGTGTGCTGCTCAACACGCTTAACAAAATAGCGGACCGTGTGAAACCCTCAGAGACTGTCGCAAGCAAAAATTCATCACGAGTAAAATTGGTACGTGACAAAATTCACGATGTGAAAGCATCTAAAGCCCAGAAAGGAAACCCTGTCACAGCCGTGGAAAATAAATTAGTGGACACAAACGTTCCAAAGCTATCTAAGTCAGATCCTCTACAAGCATTGTCATCTAATTTAATCGAGTTTGTTTCTGAGAGCTTCCAAAAAGTTTCAACAGCGGCAAACAAACCTGTTGACTCCTCTGTCTCACATAATAATGTGGAATTGAAGCTTGAAACTGAGAGAGAGCGTACCATTAATTTAAACTCTTTAGAAGGAGATACTTTGTCACCCAAGGTAGACGAAAACAAagaattttatgaatgtgaACCAAGTTTAAATAATCCTTTGCAAAATGAACTTGCCGGACGTAATATTGGGAGTGTCAGGGAGGATGAGGTGGCTCCCGAATGCAGCACCAATACATCGAATCAATCAAATAAGTTGGATCACACCAAAAAATTGACTGAGTTAGAATGTGAACCCATTGTCCTACCGAATAATGAAGTTCTAAGATTTTGCAACGGAACGTCCATCGGTGTGATATTGAAAGAGATGGAGAAAATTCAACGCTTCATGCATAATGATTATGAAACGAATGAAATTAACCTGCAAATGTTGAATGAGCTGGTCAACAACTTCTTGTCAAAATTCGTAGGTAACGAAATAGAGAAACTCAAGACTGAATCGGGTAGTAAAATCCTCTTCAAGAAAAAAGTCAAACTGTGCCTAAATATTAGCAAAAAAGTTAATCAGATCATCATGGAAAAGTGTATGGATATGATGGATACAATACATTCTTTCGGCGGTACTTTCATCAAGCGATACAGTGACTTGGCGGAAAATTTGGACAATCTTAGCTGTGATAACTATATGCCTTTGAAAACCATACTCAATTCAACCTGTAGCATTTTAGATACATCTGCAATAAGCGCAG gtgatttttttttcaagaagccAAAATCTATTGAATCTTCCCATGTAGGTTGTCAAACCAGTGCCTCAGACTTCCTTGATTCTGAAGCGCAAACAGACAGTCCTTCTCTCCAACCTGCTGAAACTGAATCAGGAGAAACAAAACTCCTGTTCGATCACGTCAGAACTCAAAACGATATGATTCTCAAGTTTTGTAATGATTACTCCTCTCTAATGCCTCCG ataatttctgaaaattgtgaaGAAATGGTTGTTGGAAACAACAGTTTTGAAAGAAACTCAAAAGATCAAGGAAGTTTGTTAGCCCTCAACACCGTATTGATAAAATCTGTGTTCACTGCATTTGAAGTCAATTCCCAAAAGTTCAAAACCACGGTAGATAGTATGTTAGAAGACTTGCAAACAAACCAGatggattttattttcaatct CTTACGCAGTCGATACAAAGAGAAAGTTGCAGATTATgaagcatttttgaaaaagttttgcacTAACTCTTCAAGGAACTTGGATTGTTGGGCTGAAATACAAGATAACATTGAACATTGTAGGAAAATGTTGCATCAACTAGACTACaaggaaaatgttttcaag CTGAAGCTTGCCAAACTCAAGTCTCAGTTGTCAGAATCAGGTGCAGTCAGTGTCGAAGATGTGGGAGACTTGCTGGCGTTGAATTTCGAGCCAGACCCAGagttaaatttgaaagtttcaacCATACACCAAGTTTTCGTAAGTCTGTTGAAAGCAGCTGCAAACGAATTCCAGAGGCAAAATCATAAGTTCCTCCTGAAAGTTTTACTTCAAGCGAGAGATGCCAATCTTTCTCTGTCGGATCTAACCACTCAGATTTTAGCACAACAGCGGAATCAAAATCGGAGTGATCCGCGAAGTGATCAATCAACGTGCTCTACTGAATCTG ATAGAGAGAATACAGGAGCCTCCTCCGATGGCAAGATCAGTACTAGACCCTCCCGCTCAAATTCTGTGGTTTCTCAAT CTGAAGGAGAAGTATCTGAAAGGGAAGAGAACAGTCAAAATTTCACTACTTCGAAGAAAAGTGATGAAAACTTTAGGCAAGCTGTTCAAGGCCAAGTTCATGAGCCAAGAACTCCCGTGGTATCCTGTGGTAGTAGTTCACAAAATGCTCAACCAAAATTATCAAATTCTGAAATCTCTCATGGTGCAATAAGTTCAGGGAAGGTTAGTGGTGACACAATCCCAGAGTCAAAAATCAAAACGCCGGTAAGCACCGTACAAACCAATATCAGTAGCCACCCGAGTGCCTCTGGCAACACAACACTCTCTCGATGTGATGCGAATGAACACCTGATTGCCAAAACTGAGTTAGAAAAAACTGGCAGTGCTTCATCTTCCGAGACGCTGAAGAAAGCTTCTATCCAACACGTAGGAGATTATTCCCTTACCCAAGTAAATGATGCTTTAACTGTTGCAGAAATTAATAGTGTAGACCCTTCAACTCCAGCAAAACTTGATAGGAAACTTCTGGAAGATACTGTGAAGCAAACTCTTATCGAAACCTTGAGTGAAAAACTAGTCACCAATCCTACCTCTCTCTTACCTCAAAGCATTGCCTCTGTTTCTGATGTAGAAATAAGCCACAAAAGTTCATCAAACAATGTTTCAAAGGTACCATCTGAAACTCCGAATGCACAGCCTTCAATTCTTGAAGATAAAAAAGCCTTCGAAGAAGCCATGCGACAAATTGCTAAGCGCCTTGTCGAAAATGTGCCTGAAAAAAGTAGTGGAAAGCCACCAGTTAATCATGTAAATCAAAATTCACCACCAGCCTCCAGCAAACCACCATCTTTTCTGCCTCCATCGGACAGTGTGAAGAACTCAAAGCCCCAATCTGAAACAAGGAATGCACTGCCTCCATGCATACCGAGTTTAAGCAAGATTGCTATTGAAAACTCTGTACAAAATACTAGAAAACGGGGAGCTGAAAAATTGCTGGAAGTATTTGAAACCAAACTGAAGAGCAACCCTGCAAATTTAAATCCTCCTCCATTACCGAGCAAAACACCATCTTCTGAGTATCACTCCAGTTCTTCAAGTATAAATAAGTTGGGTCAATTCGCACCTCCTAATCAGTTTGCGCCTCAATTTGCACCTCCCAATCAGTTTGCGCCTCAATTTGCACCTCCCAATCAGTTTGCGCCTCAATTTGCACCTCCCAATCAGTTTGCGCCTCAATTTGCACCTCCCAATCAGTTTGTGCCTCAATTCGCACCCCCTTCAATACCTTCGAATCAAAAAGATTTTGTTCCTCCTGTACAACAACTTGCAAATGTGATTCCCGCTGATCAATGTACTTTTGTATCAAAACCCACAACATCAGCGCAGAAAGTGCCACCTGTTGGGAAGGCTCCCCCGCATCAAACCCCTGTCAAACTGCCAACCTTCCCAGCAGAGAATGCCCATCATTCAACAAACCCAGTGCCAATGACACAACAAAAATGTGTGAGTAGTTCTGCAGTTAAGTCAAATGGAACTGTGAAGTCCTCCGTGAATGCTGCTTCGCAGAATGTTTCACAGACAGCAAGCAAGGCAAACCAACCGAAGAAGAAAACAGACACTAATTTACAACCACCTGGACCATCACGAGTTGAATCAAAGCTTTT GTCCTCACTGAAAGACGGATGTTTCAAGAAATTAATGTTGAGTTTAAAACAGAAGTACCCCAAGAAATCTGATGTTGAATTAATTCTTTATTTGAAAAGTGCCAGAGAAATGAACGGAGAACAATTGACTGGAATGTCTTTCAATGAAATCATAGCACTCGTCGATTCTATGATAGAGACGCCCaatttcaagtttccaaaactTTCGGGAAGCGGTTCTAATGGTGCTAAGCcaa